One region of Limnospira fusiformis SAG 85.79 genomic DNA includes:
- a CDS encoding DUF7219 family protein produces MNEKDEFLYPKTRYRGEFSPQNMMFNSNLQEFAHKVNYICGLETNGKLSSEVAYQRIKQLWKELKESKKNLNIGENSANQDPE; encoded by the coding sequence ATGAACGAAAAAGACGAATTTCTTTACCCCAAAACCCGTTATCGTGGAGAATTTAGCCCCCAAAATATGATGTTTAACTCTAACCTCCAAGAGTTTGCACATAAGGTGAACTATATCTGTGGGTTAGAAACCAATGGTAAACTGAGTTCCGAAGTGGCTTACCAAAGAATCAAACAACTCTGGAAAGAATTAAAAGAGTCCAAAAAGAATCTTAATATTGGCGAAAATTCAGCCAACCAAGACCCAGAATAA
- the thrB gene encoding homoserine kinase: MSHPITVTVPATTANIGPGFDCIGAALSLYNTLEFSPLTDTEKPHQITAEGLESDRVATDDRNLVYQAFLKFYHHINQTPPPVKIHIKLGVPLARGLGSSATAIVGGLVGANTLAGNPLTPTEIMEMAIAIEGHPDNVVPALLGGCQLSVADHNHRWQICEIPWHQDIVPVVAIPDFELSTAEARSVLPSHYTRADAIFNTAHLGLLVRGLETGQGDWLRVAMADKIHQPYRQSLIQGYDTVRQAALDAGAYELAISGAGPTLLALTDPPHTHLCVSAMREAWRGYNIGVDVRSLAIDTQGAKVT, translated from the coding sequence ATGTCTCACCCAATTACCGTTACCGTCCCCGCCACCACCGCCAATATTGGACCAGGGTTTGATTGTATTGGTGCAGCCCTCAGCCTATATAATACCCTAGAATTTTCGCCTTTAACAGATACAGAAAAACCCCACCAAATTACCGCCGAAGGACTAGAAAGCGATCGCGTAGCCACAGACGATCGCAACTTAGTTTATCAAGCCTTTCTCAAATTCTACCATCACATCAATCAAACTCCCCCTCCCGTCAAAATTCACATCAAACTAGGAGTCCCCCTCGCCAGAGGTTTAGGAAGTTCAGCCACAGCAATTGTCGGGGGTTTAGTGGGTGCAAATACCCTAGCCGGAAACCCCCTAACTCCAACAGAAATTATGGAAATGGCGATCGCCATAGAAGGACACCCCGACAACGTAGTTCCCGCCCTGTTGGGGGGCTGTCAGTTATCAGTAGCCGACCATAACCACCGCTGGCAGATCTGCGAAATTCCTTGGCATCAAGATATAGTCCCCGTCGTCGCTATTCCCGACTTTGAACTATCCACCGCCGAAGCCCGCAGCGTCCTCCCCTCCCATTATACCCGCGCCGATGCCATTTTCAACACCGCCCACCTAGGTTTATTAGTCCGAGGCTTAGAAACCGGACAGGGAGACTGGTTGCGCGTGGCTATGGCTGACAAAATCCATCAGCCCTACCGCCAATCTCTGATTCAGGGTTATGATACCGTCAGACAAGCCGCCTTAGATGCAGGCGCTTACGAATTAGCCATTAGCGGGGCAGGACCGACCCTTCTAGCCCTCACAGACCCCCCCCACACCCACTTATGTGTATCTGCTATGAGGGAGGCTTGGAGGGGCTATAACATCGGGGTAGATGTGCGATCGCTTGCAATTGATACCCAAGGCGCTAAAGTCACTTAA
- a CDS encoding cupin domain-containing protein — protein MSDIISLNTSTAIKLDDYIQYAEGGIVSRVLLKDAHCQYTLFCLGAGTEISEHTATKNATVNVLEGRGILILEGKEITLEAGVFVFMKANAPHALKTEENLAFLLTLSAGNE, from the coding sequence ATGAGCGATATCATATCCCTAAATACTTCAACGGCTATTAAGTTGGATGATTATATCCAATATGCGGAGGGGGGAATTGTTAGCCGGGTTTTGCTGAAAGATGCTCACTGTCAATATACCCTATTTTGTTTGGGGGCTGGCACGGAAATTTCGGAACATACAGCTACCAAAAACGCGACGGTTAACGTTTTGGAAGGTCGCGGAATTTTAATTCTGGAGGGGAAAGAGATTACCTTAGAGGCGGGAGTGTTTGTATTTATGAAAGCCAACGCACCCCACGCCCTGAAAACTGAGGAAAATCTGGCATTTTTACTGACTCTTTCGGCTGGTAATGAGTAG
- a CDS encoding thioredoxin family protein, whose amino-acid sequence MALTASTMLSLGTRAPDFQLPDVTSGEMISVDTFKDKKALLVMFICCHCPFVKHIQDELAQLGRDYQPLGIGIVAISANSIKTHPQDGPEHLKNQAETVGFSFPYCYDETQEVAQAYTAACTPDFFLFNSDRQLVYRGQLDDSRPGNNLPVTGADLRAALDAIIADKPINSDQKPSIGCNIKWHPQ is encoded by the coding sequence ATGGCTTTAACAGCATCAACCATGTTAAGTTTGGGGACGCGCGCCCCAGATTTTCAACTCCCAGACGTGACCTCTGGGGAAATGATATCCGTCGATACATTTAAGGATAAAAAAGCCTTGCTAGTCATGTTTATATGTTGTCACTGTCCCTTCGTTAAACATATTCAAGATGAACTAGCCCAATTAGGACGTGATTATCAACCCCTAGGAATAGGAATAGTTGCCATTAGCGCCAACTCCATCAAAACCCATCCCCAAGACGGACCCGAACACCTGAAAAACCAAGCGGAAACAGTAGGTTTTTCCTTCCCTTACTGCTACGATGAAACCCAAGAAGTAGCCCAAGCCTATACAGCAGCCTGTACCCCCGATTTCTTCTTGTTTAATAGCGATCGCCAATTAGTCTATCGCGGTCAATTAGATGACAGTCGCCCCGGGAATAACTTACCCGTCACCGGGGCAGATTTGCGGGCGGCTTTAGATGCCATTATCGCCGACAAACCCATCAACAGCGACCAAAAACCCAGTATTGGTTGCAATATCAAATGGCATCCGCAATAA
- a CDS encoding VWA domain-containing protein gives MDVLLEGGAVLEKRDYTLIVDVSESMAMAGNKKGQSRWELMRQSILELATYCEHFDPDGITLYLFAEEFKRYDRITSDHVGEVFENHKPAGKADLASVLKDATDSYFARRATEQSQPNGETIFVVTGGEIINTLLEVKRILINASNQLTHEEELAVEMIRVGSSEEATAFFKVLDDELTAAGARYNICDTVSLEDMEEISLTDVLLRAITD, from the coding sequence ATGGATGTACTATTAGAGGGGGGTGCAGTCCTGGAAAAACGGGATTATACCTTAATTGTGGATGTCAGCGAGAGTATGGCAATGGCTGGCAATAAAAAGGGGCAGTCTCGCTGGGAGTTAATGCGACAATCGATTTTAGAGTTGGCAACCTATTGCGAACATTTTGACCCGGATGGGATTACTTTATATTTATTTGCTGAAGAGTTTAAGCGCTACGATCGCATTACTTCTGACCATGTGGGAGAGGTTTTTGAGAATCATAAACCAGCCGGAAAAGCTGATTTAGCCTCGGTTCTCAAAGATGCCACTGATAGTTATTTTGCTAGACGGGCGACGGAACAATCACAGCCTAATGGTGAAACTATTTTTGTGGTGACGGGTGGGGAGATTATTAATACGTTATTGGAGGTTAAACGCATCTTGATTAATGCTTCCAATCAATTAACCCATGAGGAAGAGTTGGCTGTGGAAATGATTAGGGTGGGCTCTAGTGAAGAGGCTACGGCGTTTTTTAAGGTGCTTGATGATGAGTTAACGGCGGCGGGCGCTCGTTACAATATTTGTGATACAGTGAGTTTGGAAGATATGGAAGAGATTAGTTTGACGGATGTTCTATTGCGGGCAATTACTGATTAG
- a CDS encoding WD40 repeat domain-containing serine/threonine-protein kinase has protein sequence MSYCLNPQCSHPQNPDDAKFCLTCGAKLFLRERYQAIKPIGHGGFGKTFLAVDHDKPSHPPCVIKQFFPQTQGVETTRKAAELFHQEAQRLDELGKHPHIPDLLAHFQQDNNQYLVQEYINGPNLEDLVISQGTFNETQIIQLLDELLPVLEFIHQNKVIHRDIKPANIIQSQTLVNSSTSGKLVLVDFGAAKVVQSTNLSGPGTIIGSPEYVAPEQTRGQAIYASDIYSLGVTCLYLLTQISPFDLYDIHQDKWVWRDYLQENTVSNKLGLVLDRMVASLPSQRYNSPLNVLRALHPSGLPPTILHNININNFDNTALPSPAASVRVPRPPLPPPPPRTARTSQQITPPPTARTSQPPTPPKPSRVQPQRSSPSWKLLHTLTGHRNQVTCVAFSPDQEILASSSQDLTIEIWRLKNGKRWYTLTGHENWVTSIAFSPKEEILASGSRDQTVEIWDLKKGKRWYTLIGHQDAVEQVAFSPQGDILASASRDKTIQIWDLKKGKPSYTLYGHSDRIYGLAFSPDGQTLASASRDKTVRLWNLQQRKELGSLPRWSDWVRTVAFSPNGQMLAGGCRDGSIGLWHQQDQTWKLWRTLRADDADIFAIAFKPDSTELITGNSKGQIDIWQLGDGTLLETIAAHSADVLSLAFSLDGKTIASGGSDRLVKIWYHAAQT, from the coding sequence ATGAGTTATTGCCTCAATCCCCAATGTTCTCATCCCCAAAATCCAGATGATGCTAAATTCTGCCTCACCTGTGGTGCCAAACTGTTTCTACGGGAGAGATACCAGGCTATAAAACCTATTGGTCATGGCGGATTTGGGAAAACATTTTTGGCAGTTGATCACGATAAACCCTCCCATCCCCCCTGCGTCATTAAGCAATTTTTCCCGCAAACCCAAGGGGTAGAAACCACTCGCAAAGCGGCGGAATTATTCCACCAAGAAGCCCAGCGTCTCGATGAACTAGGAAAACATCCCCACATCCCAGATTTGCTGGCACATTTTCAACAGGACAATAATCAATATTTAGTCCAAGAATATATTAACGGCCCCAATTTAGAAGACTTAGTAATTAGCCAGGGAACTTTTAACGAAACTCAAATAATTCAACTACTTGATGAACTCTTGCCAGTTTTAGAATTTATACATCAAAATAAAGTCATTCATAGGGATATTAAACCCGCCAATATTATTCAATCTCAAACATTAGTAAATAGCTCGACATCGGGTAAGTTGGTATTAGTGGACTTTGGGGCGGCGAAAGTAGTACAAAGCACCAACTTATCAGGACCAGGAACTATTATCGGCAGTCCTGAATATGTGGCTCCAGAACAAACTAGGGGTCAAGCCATATATGCTAGTGATATTTATAGTTTGGGGGTGACTTGCTTATATTTACTCACCCAAATCTCGCCCTTTGACCTCTATGATATTCACCAAGATAAATGGGTTTGGCGAGATTATTTACAGGAAAATACGGTTAGTAATAAACTGGGCTTAGTTTTAGATAGAATGGTGGCTTCCCTACCTTCCCAGCGCTATAATTCCCCGCTGAATGTACTGAGGGCACTGCATCCTAGTGGACTACCCCCGACGATTCTGCACAACATTAATATTAATAACTTTGATAATACGGCACTCCCTAGCCCGGCTGCATCGGTGAGAGTACCGCGGCCACCACTGCCCCCACCGCCACCACGGACAGCTAGAACCAGTCAGCAAATCACCCCACCACCGACGGCTAGAACTTCTCAGCCACCCACCCCACCAAAACCTAGCCGTGTTCAACCTCAACGGTCATCACCTAGCTGGAAACTGCTACATACGCTGACAGGACACCGTAATCAAGTCACCTGTGTAGCTTTCTCTCCTGATCAGGAAATACTGGCCAGCAGTAGCCAAGATCTGACTATAGAAATTTGGAGACTGAAAAATGGGAAACGTTGGTACACGCTAACTGGTCATGAAAATTGGGTAACATCGATCGCCTTTTCCCCGAAGGAAGAGATTTTAGCTAGTGGTAGTCGCGATCAGACTGTGGAAATTTGGGATCTCAAAAAAGGTAAACGCTGGTATACGCTCATTGGTCATCAAGATGCTGTGGAACAGGTGGCCTTTTCCCCCCAGGGAGATATTCTAGCCAGCGCCTCCCGGGACAAAACCATACAAATTTGGGATCTCAAAAAAGGGAAGCCTTCCTACACTCTCTATGGTCATAGCGATCGCATTTATGGACTCGCCTTTTCCCCAGATGGTCAGACCCTAGCCAGCGCCTCTAGGGATAAAACTGTCCGCCTGTGGAACCTACAGCAAAGAAAAGAATTAGGAAGCCTACCCCGTTGGTCTGACTGGGTGAGAACCGTTGCTTTTAGTCCTAACGGTCAAATGTTAGCCGGAGGATGTCGGGATGGTTCCATCGGTCTATGGCATCAACAAGACCAGACCTGGAAGCTGTGGCGTACCCTGCGGGCTGATGATGCGGATATATTTGCGATCGCCTTTAAACCCGATAGTACAGAGTTAATTACTGGCAACAGTAAAGGCCAAATCGACATTTGGCAACTGGGCGACGGCACATTATTAGAAACCATCGCCGCCCATTCAGCAGACGTATTATCCCTAGCATTTAGTCTTGACGGCAAAACCATAGCTAGTGGCGGATCTGACCGACTCGTGAAGATTTGGTATCACGCCGCCCAAACTTGA
- the iscB gene encoding RNA-guided endonuclease IscB codes for MSNHIFVLDTNRKPLTPCKPGVARSLLKAGKASVFRRYPFTIILNKEVDANPEPLELKLDPGSKVTGIALKQGNHIIFAAELQHRGQQIKEALLSRRQLRRSRRNRKTRYRPARFLNRTRPEGWLAPSWQHRVDTLMTWVHRFRRLAPVGRITQELVRFDLQLMENPEISGVEYQQGELQGYEVREYLLEKWGRTCAYCGAQNVPLEVEQIQPRSKGGSDRVSNLTMACHSCNQAKGNGDIRDFLSSQPDVLSRLLRQVKSPLKDAAAVNSTRWALFNALKATGLPVTTGTGGQTKFNRLRLNLPKAHWLDTACVGPVESLEVLTSKPLLILAKGHGTRQMCGTNKYGFPNRHRSRRQIHKGFQTGDMVTVLVTAGKKIGSYLGRVLCRASGSFDITTASVRVAGISHKYCQPIHRKDGYAYA; via the coding sequence ATGTCTAACCATATTTTCGTTTTAGATACCAACCGCAAGCCCTTGACACCGTGCAAGCCAGGGGTGGCACGATCACTGCTCAAAGCGGGGAAAGCATCGGTATTTCGACGCTACCCATTCACCATTATTCTAAACAAGGAGGTTGACGCTAATCCTGAACCGCTCGAACTCAAATTAGACCCAGGCTCTAAAGTCACTGGAATTGCCTTGAAGCAAGGGAATCATATTATCTTTGCTGCCGAGTTGCAGCACCGAGGACAGCAGATTAAAGAAGCATTGCTCTCTCGTCGTCAACTCCGACGTTCTCGACGAAACCGCAAGACCCGATATCGACCAGCTCGGTTCTTGAATCGGACTCGTCCCGAAGGTTGGTTAGCTCCCAGCTGGCAGCATCGAGTAGATACTCTAATGACCTGGGTTCACCGATTTCGTAGACTTGCCCCAGTTGGCCGCATTACCCAAGAGCTAGTACGGTTCGACCTGCAATTGATGGAAAACCCTGAGATATCAGGTGTTGAGTATCAGCAGGGAGAATTACAAGGCTATGAAGTCAGAGAATACCTGTTGGAGAAGTGGGGCAGAACCTGTGCTTACTGTGGGGCTCAAAATGTACCACTTGAAGTTGAGCAGATCCAGCCTCGGTCTAAGGGTGGCTCTGACCGGGTTTCTAACCTGACGATGGCTTGCCACTCATGCAATCAAGCCAAAGGCAATGGGGACATTCGGGATTTTTTATCGAGCCAGCCTGATGTACTGAGTCGTCTTCTCAGGCAGGTAAAATCGCCGCTTAAAGATGCAGCAGCCGTTAACTCGACCCGATGGGCTTTGTTCAATGCTTTGAAAGCAACAGGACTCCCAGTTACCACAGGAACGGGCGGACAAACGAAGTTCAATCGACTGAGGCTCAACCTACCTAAAGCTCACTGGCTTGATACTGCCTGTGTTGGACCAGTCGAATCACTCGAAGTTCTGACTTCAAAACCGTTGCTGATTTTAGCAAAGGGGCATGGAACCCGTCAGATGTGCGGGACGAATAAGTACGGATTCCCGAATCGTCACCGCTCCAGGAGGCAAATTCATAAAGGCTTTCAGACTGGCGACATGGTGACGGTACTGGTCACAGCGGGGAAGAAAATTGGCTCATATCTAGGACGGGTTCTCTGCCGTGCGTCTGGTAGTTTTGATATTACCACCGCTTCTGTACGGGTGGCAGGCATCAGCCACAAATACTGCCAACCCATTCACAGGAAGGATGGTTACGCCTATGCTTGA
- a CDS encoding glucose-6-phosphate isomerase, whose translation MDAITLWQRYQDWLYYHEEIGLYLDISRIRFDQAFLEAMKPKFDGAFRDMEALEGGAIANPDEQRMVGHYWLRNPELAPTPQIKQQIIDTVNKIETFVAKVHKGEIKPPQAEKFTDLLSIGIGGSALGPQFVADALAPDYPLINIHFIDNSDPDGIDRILQRLGDRLKSTLILVISKSGGTPEPRNGMMEVKQALLKQNLHFPDQAIATTQIGSKLYQEATSQGWLETFPMEDWIGGRTSEMSAVGLLPAALQGIDIHALLQGAQTMDIATRQPDIKTNPAALLALCWYAVGGGRGQKDMVILPYKDRLILLSRYLQQLVMESLGKEKDLDGNIVNQGISVYGNKGSTDQHAYVQQLRDGVPNFFATFIEVLRDRQGPSSEIEPGVTAGDYLSGFLQGTREALYDNQRDSITVTITEVNPYTVGALVALYERAVSLYASLVNINAYHQPGVEAGKKAAAQVLELQHQSLQALRSHSQGISISDLATKIDAQEQVETLYKILRHLAANDRGVELSGDPSKPGQLIAKWR comes from the coding sequence ATGGATGCCATTACACTCTGGCAAAGATACCAAGACTGGCTGTACTACCACGAAGAAATAGGACTGTACCTCGATATCAGTCGGATTAGGTTTGATCAGGCTTTTCTGGAAGCCATGAAGCCCAAGTTTGACGGGGCATTTCGAGACATGGAAGCCCTCGAAGGTGGGGCGATCGCTAATCCAGATGAACAGCGAATGGTAGGCCATTATTGGCTGCGAAACCCGGAGTTAGCACCTACTCCCCAAATCAAACAGCAAATTATCGACACAGTTAACAAAATAGAAACCTTTGTCGCTAAAGTCCATAAGGGTGAGATTAAACCCCCCCAAGCCGAAAAATTTACAGATTTACTCTCCATTGGTATTGGAGGATCAGCCCTAGGACCACAATTTGTGGCTGATGCTTTAGCCCCAGATTACCCACTGATCAACATCCACTTTATTGATAATAGTGACCCCGATGGCATAGATCGGATTCTGCAACGACTAGGCGATCGCCTAAAGAGTACCCTAATCTTAGTAATTTCCAAATCCGGCGGCACCCCAGAACCCCGTAACGGCATGATGGAAGTTAAACAAGCCTTACTCAAGCAAAACCTCCACTTTCCCGATCAAGCGATCGCCACTACCCAAATCGGTAGTAAACTCTACCAAGAAGCCACCAGCCAAGGATGGTTGGAAACCTTCCCCATGGAAGACTGGATCGGTGGTCGCACCTCGGAAATGTCAGCCGTAGGACTACTTCCCGCCGCCCTACAAGGCATAGATATTCATGCCCTACTCCAAGGGGCTCAAACCATGGATATAGCCACCCGCCAACCCGACATCAAAACCAACCCCGCCGCCCTGCTGGCCCTATGTTGGTATGCCGTCGGAGGTGGCCGTGGTCAAAAAGATATGGTAATTCTCCCCTACAAGGACAGACTCATACTCTTGAGCCGTTATCTGCAACAATTAGTCATGGAATCCTTGGGAAAAGAAAAAGACCTAGATGGAAACATCGTCAACCAAGGTATCTCCGTCTACGGTAACAAAGGTTCCACAGACCAACACGCCTACGTCCAACAGCTTCGAGATGGGGTTCCTAACTTCTTCGCCACCTTTATCGAAGTCCTACGCGATCGCCAAGGACCATCCTCAGAAATCGAACCCGGAGTCACCGCCGGAGACTATCTCTCAGGCTTCCTACAAGGCACACGAGAGGCTCTATACGACAACCAACGAGACTCCATTACCGTAACTATTACCGAAGTAAATCCATACACTGTAGGCGCTCTAGTCGCTCTCTATGAACGTGCTGTCAGTCTATATGCTTCCCTAGTCAACATCAACGCCTATCACCAACCGGGAGTCGAAGCCGGGAAAAAAGCCGCCGCCCAGGTTCTAGAGTTACAACACCAAAGTTTACAAGCCTTACGCAGCCATAGCCAAGGTATTTCTATCTCCGACTTAGCCACCAAAATAGATGCCCAGGAACAGGTAGAAACCCTATATAAAATCCTGCGTCACCTAGCAGCTAATGACCGAGGAGTAGAATTGAGCGGAGACCCCAGTAAACCCGGCCAACTGATCGCCAAATGGCGCTAA
- the pta gene encoding phosphate acetyltransferase has translation MAENLYIATIEPGSGKSLVVLGIIELLSKRIQKLGFFRPIIRSHTTPDRDIQLVRSRLHQALPYESYYALTHEEAQNLIGEGRYDEVIKQVIEKYKAVEQDCDFVVCEGTDFTDIASAFEFDFNVRFANHLGCPILIVASGSGKTPNQLMSALLAEREAFIEEGCAIAATVVNRVDNHNVPGIMEQLTTLWKFPDPLFVIPEEPILAKPTVAEIAQKLGGQQIYGPSDDRLNREVFDLRVAAMQVPNFLKYLKEGSLIITPGDRADIILACAVAATSENYPNIAGIILSGGLELPATIQSLIDGCPHWAVPMITVKTDTYETAMNVDRVHGAITPDNDRKIASALGLFETHVNLGQIEERIQVSRPSRMTPIMFEYQLIQRAKANRQHIVLPEGREDRILQAAEILWRRGVADITLLGSEAEIRGRIAALGLNLSQVQIIDPARSPWYEDYAETYFNLRKHKGIAKDGAYDVMLDVSYFGTMMVYKGHADGMVSGAVHTTGHTIRPALEFIRTIPGTSIVSSVFLMGLEDRILVYGDCAVNPNPNPQQLADIAISSALTAQMFGIEPRVAMLSYSTGESGQGEDVEKVKQATIIARQLRPDLKIEGPIQYDAAIDESVAKTKLPDSQVAGRATVFIFPDLNTGNNTYKAVQRSANAVAIGPILQGLKKPVNDLSRGCTVTDIVNTVAITAIQANLGTHCHSH, from the coding sequence ATGGCTGAGAACCTCTACATTGCTACCATTGAACCCGGGAGTGGCAAATCCCTAGTCGTACTCGGAATCATAGAATTGCTTTCCAAACGAATTCAAAAATTGGGATTTTTCCGTCCCATTATTCGTAGTCACACCACTCCTGACAGAGATATCCAATTAGTTCGCAGTCGCCTACACCAAGCCCTACCCTATGAATCTTACTATGCTCTCACCCACGAAGAAGCTCAAAATTTGATTGGTGAGGGTCGCTATGATGAAGTCATTAAGCAAGTCATCGAAAAATATAAAGCCGTTGAGCAAGATTGTGATTTTGTAGTCTGCGAGGGAACCGATTTTACTGATATCGCTTCCGCCTTCGAGTTTGATTTTAACGTCCGATTTGCTAACCACCTAGGTTGTCCCATTTTGATTGTAGCCAGCGGTAGCGGTAAAACCCCCAATCAATTAATGAGTGCCTTACTAGCCGAACGGGAAGCCTTTATTGAAGAAGGTTGCGCGATCGCCGCTACTGTAGTTAACCGTGTCGATAACCACAATGTTCCAGGAATTATGGAACAGTTGACAACTCTCTGGAAATTTCCAGATCCCCTATTTGTCATTCCAGAAGAACCCATTTTAGCTAAACCCACAGTCGCCGAAATTGCCCAGAAACTCGGCGGTCAACAAATCTATGGCCCATCCGACGATCGCCTTAACCGCGAGGTTTTTGATTTGCGCGTCGCCGCCATGCAAGTTCCCAATTTCCTCAAATACCTCAAAGAAGGTAGCCTAATTATTACCCCAGGCGATCGGGCTGATATTATTCTCGCCTGCGCCGTCGCCGCTACTTCCGAGAACTATCCTAATATTGCCGGAATTATTCTTAGTGGCGGTCTGGAACTACCAGCCACTATCCAAAGCCTCATCGATGGATGTCCCCATTGGGCAGTTCCCATGATCACAGTTAAGACTGATACCTACGAAACTGCCATGAATGTAGACCGGGTACATGGTGCTATTACCCCAGACAACGATCGCAAAATTGCCTCAGCTTTGGGGTTATTTGAAACTCATGTCAACTTGGGTCAAATTGAGGAGCGCATACAGGTTTCCCGTCCCTCTCGCATGACTCCGATCATGTTTGAGTATCAATTGATTCAAAGGGCTAAAGCTAATCGACAGCATATTGTTCTACCCGAAGGACGCGAAGATCGGATTTTACAAGCCGCTGAGATTTTGTGGCGGCGGGGAGTCGCAGATATTACCTTATTAGGTTCAGAAGCAGAAATTCGCGGACGTATTGCCGCCCTCGGTTTGAATTTATCCCAAGTCCAGATTATTGATCCGGCTAGATCCCCCTGGTATGAAGACTATGCTGAAACCTATTTTAATCTCCGTAAACATAAGGGTATTGCTAAAGACGGGGCCTATGATGTCATGCTCGATGTTAGCTATTTTGGTACCATGATGGTTTATAAGGGACACGCTGATGGTATGGTGTCGGGAGCAGTCCATACCACAGGTCACACGATCCGCCCCGCTTTGGAGTTTATTCGCACCATTCCCGGTACTTCTATTGTCTCTAGTGTCTTTTTAATGGGGTTGGAAGATCGGATTTTGGTTTATGGCGACTGTGCCGTAAATCCTAATCCTAATCCTCAACAATTGGCTGATATTGCTATCAGTTCCGCTTTGACTGCTCAAATGTTTGGCATTGAACCTAGGGTGGCTATGTTGTCTTATTCTACTGGAGAATCCGGACAGGGTGAGGATGTCGAAAAGGTTAAGCAAGCTACCATCATCGCTCGTCAACTGCGCCCCGACTTGAAAATTGAAGGCCCGATCCAGTATGATGCTGCTATTGATGAGAGTGTCGCTAAAACTAAGCTACCTGATAGCCAGGTGGCTGGTCGTGCCACGGTTTTTATTTTTCCCGATTTGAATACCGGGAATAATACTTACAAGGCTGTACAGCGATCAGCTAATGCTGTGGCGATCGGACCAATTTTGCAGGGATTGAAAAAACCCGTTAATGATTTGAGTCGCGGTTGCACCGTCACTGATATTGTCAATACCGTAGCAATTACTGCTATTCAAGCGAATCTAGGCACACATTGTCACTCCCATTAA
- a CDS encoding putative bifunctional diguanylate cyclase/phosphodiesterase has product MLQAAELAVHQCRRSPNTSYTIFNHEFKAYASRQLELDNQMRRDFNDRKFQLYYQPIFGAETLKIVGFESLIRWYNNTQLISNFEFIPLAEETGFIIPLGTWGFGQACWQFQQWRSQFPQVASMFININVSVIQLMQPNLLSQIDHILKVTEIPPQQIQLEITETALMNNAEDITDILKQIKSRKINLCIDDFGTGYSSLSYLHNFPFDTIKVDKSFISGMERDQKSVEIVRTIALMANCLDINLVAEGVETQGQLRQLQNLKYQTIQGYLLAQPMSVAALEDYLQRQHHNC; this is encoded by the coding sequence ATGTTACAAGCAGCAGAATTAGCTGTGCATCAATGTCGCCGTTCCCCCAATACAAGTTATACGATATTTAATCACGAATTTAAAGCCTATGCTAGTCGTCAGCTAGAGTTGGATAATCAAATGAGACGAGACTTTAATGACCGTAAGTTTCAGCTTTATTATCAACCAATTTTCGGCGCTGAGACCCTCAAAATAGTCGGCTTTGAATCCCTGATTAGATGGTATAATAACACTCAGCTTATTTCTAACTTTGAATTTATTCCTTTGGCGGAAGAAACCGGTTTTATTATTCCCTTGGGAACCTGGGGATTTGGTCAGGCTTGTTGGCAATTTCAACAGTGGCGATCGCAATTTCCCCAGGTCGCCTCCATGTTTATTAACATTAATGTTTCCGTGATACAACTGATGCAGCCCAATTTATTAAGCCAAATTGATCATATCTTAAAAGTTACTGAAATTCCCCCCCAACAAATTCAACTCGAAATTACCGAAACCGCCTTAATGAATAATGCCGAAGATATTACCGACATCTTAAAACAAATCAAATCCCGTAAAATTAACCTATGTATAGATGATTTTGGCACCGGGTATTCATCTTTAAGCTATCTCCACAATTTCCCCTTCGACACCATTAAGGTTGATAAATCATTTATTAGCGGTATGGAACGAGATCAGAAAAGTGTTGAAATTGTCAGAACGATCGCCTTAATGGCCAACTGTTTAGATATCAACTTAGTAGCTGAAGGGGTCGAAACCCAAGGTCAACTCAGACAACTACAAAACCTCAAATATCAAACCATCCAAGGATATCTACTCGCTCAACCCATGTCCGTAGCCGCACTCGAAGACTATCTCCAGCGCCAACATCATAATTGTTGA